The following DNA comes from Seriola aureovittata isolate HTS-2021-v1 ecotype China chromosome 15, ASM2101889v1, whole genome shotgun sequence.
TGTGTAAGCACTGTTTAATCAGGCAGTTTAAGTAACAACACTTTTGTATCTATAGCAACAACTTGGTCGGGGAAGTCAGCTGCAAAGAAAGGAAGAGTTTAACACACGACCATCCTGGAGCTTGTGTAGTGTAACGGGTCTTTTACGGACAGTGGGCAGTTCAATATATCATGGAGGGGAGCGGGTGTTCTTTGGTTGTAACATCTGACCACAGTGATTTCAGAACgaattaattgtgtgtgtgtgtgtgtgtgtgtgtgtgtgtgtgtgtgtgtgtgtgtgtgtgtgtgtgtgtgtatgtgtgtgcgtgtgtgcgtgtgttatttttcttcacCAGAGGAAAAATTGTGTTGATTGTCTGGTTCTAAACTGGACACGCTCATGAGTTCAGTTGCCAAAGTCTAACCCTCAGTATCCATGGTAACTACATcaagtcttcttcttcttcttttttttttctttttttcttttttcatgggCACCCTCTAACATCTGTGTGGAGCTATTTCTCGCTGTATtcgcaaccacacacacacacacacacacacacacacacacatacacacacgctcatgcgtccacatatatgcacacacacagatctttCCACACTCCGTGTccttattcctttattttttacatcttCCTTTCTCCTCAACTCACCCACTCAATCTGCCGCTATTGTTTCTTCTCCTGAAAAAAACTCGCTGTCCTCTCGCTGTGTCTTTCTTTTAAACGTCCCCTGCCTCTCTGTTCACATTAAACGTGCACAGACGCtagtaaacacagacagagatgcagAGATGATTCATGGCCTTGAAAAAACCCTAAATCAGGGGGAGGGGgtaaatgtgcatgtgcattatGCTGTGTGCTGCTATTTAGACAAACAATCATATTATGACATATGTTACCGTGTTTCCCCCGGTCGTCGTTCGTCAGCAGTGTTTGCACAGTGTTCATAAGACTGATCACGACAGTGTCATGTGCTATTGTGTTGAGTCCTTGTTGGTGATTTACATGCTTCACATTAGAGCGGAATAGATTGAAACAATGGTGTCTTCACAGGATTAAAACTTCACAGTGTTAGTTTGGCTCATCCCGCGTCATGTGACATCAGCATGGTGTCGATTTTTGAGCTGATTTGGACTGAAAAAGAGCTGCAtgctcacacacgcacgcacgcacgcacacacacaaacacacaaacacacaaacacacatacacagacatacactcacacatttatCTGTCTTGTAGAGGACAAAAGATGccaattaatttaatgttttatcccACAAGTGAACAGCACTTCACCTGATGATATATCTCGTGGATTAttcttgtttattatttattgtaaagtAGTAAAAATGAACTAATTTCACACACATCCTCTGCCCTGCTGCATTTTACCACATTAAAATAGTGTGACATCAAAGTACACTCACACCATTTTACAGCCTCATGATCACTGTTGTACTTCAGCTTCATAAATCACTGAAAGAGACAGTGAATCAACTTCCAAGTTCTATTAGTTTAGaaggagaaatgtgtgtgtgcgtgtgtgtgcgtgtgtgcgtgtgtgtcttcGGGCTGATCCAGGACTCTCAGGTTCTCATTAGGAAGCCACATGACTGAGTGGATTATTCTCTGCCTGAGGGATTGGATTTGGTCGTCTGCTCTTGGCTCTCGTTAAGACATCCACCACCAACAACTCATTAAATGATCCAACAATGCCGTATAACCCCTTTGGAAGAATCTTGTCATCTGAAATTCATCAAGCAATAACTtgattaaaacataaattactttgttttcaaaagaaatCTGTGAGAGTGggttattatattatcattatttcagaattttaattacatttcaaaacgtgtaattaaaagtaaaacaatgacATAAACCTCTCCTTTTGTGGAACAAGATTCTCCAAGTTCTGGTGTGTGTTAACTCTTCTTGTGACAACACCTGGCACAGATCTATCTATTCATTAGTGGGATTATGAGCCCAGCATATTGTGTAGTTCTCAGGCTCTGCCAGAGAACCACCTACAGAAAACACCCACATATTCtctaagagagaaagagaaagagagagggagggagggagagggagagggagagggggagacgAGGAGAAGCAGGTAGAAGAAAATGAGCTGGGAGCGAAGCGATGTTTAAAATCTCACAGCAACAAAAGGTTACAGACAGCTCGTCAGGAGTGCCTGCAGGTAAACACAAGCAGAGGGGTCGTCGTGCTGAAGTGCCTTGGAAATGTTTTCCAGACGGATTAAAGCCGATAACTCTCTTATTAGATCAGAGCACATCCAGCCGGCTTAATCACATGGAGACCAACAGGCGACTTACATAATTCTGCAACAAGAACTTAGATGACAGACGAGACTTGATCTGATTTGACCGAGTGTCTTTCTCCCTGTTCTCACCAGCAGTAAATCGCTCGTGTGGTGCCATCTGTTGTCAAATTAGTCACACTGCAGGCGTTTGACCCACTTCAAAATTCACAGATATAAGTTATGACCGctgatttattaaaaacaactcTATTCATTTGCTAACTTTTGAATTATACTGACTCAACTTTTATGGCCTAAAATGGTGACATATTACTAGTACTTGTTCATACTTTCCCACAATACCTCAGAGATAAACACTGCTGGGTGTACATGCAGGAACACGTACACACGCTAAAGTGAAAGCACTTGAGAATGACTGGACCTGAAACGTAATCGCAGCGTGTGAACACCGAGACATGTTTTCCCAAGAAAATTACCTCATCCATCAGGGCGACTTTCTCATCTCTTAGTCCTTGCTCCTCAGTGGCTCTTGGTTCCCACTCATTAGTGCCAAAATCTATTAGATCATATTAACCTGCTTGACCTTTGCCACCCtctcccaccccctcccaccaccaccaccagatCCTCCTTTAATTCTCTCTTTATGATAAGGCCGTGACTAGCCAGCGAGAATGGTCAACATTATTGTGATTTACAGATCTTTGTACTGCTATGTAATCATCCGAGGAGTATTACACTATGTTTGCtcacataaaagaaaattgaGAGATGAAATAACAGTCTCTGCTAATTAAAATAgcccccagagagagagagagagagatagagagagagagagagagggaggaggagtgaagtggagagagagtgaaaagaaagaaaaccctgaaagtaaattaaaagtaacagaggtgagaggaggtgggagagagagagtgactgagATTCAGGAGGGAGAAACATGAAAGACTAAAAGTGGGGtattaaatcattaatataTCTGTCCAGGTCCTCTGAAGACCTTTGTGAGCTCAGCTATTCATCACTCACTCTGAACACTGACGGATTTTACATCTCATTAACCGTACCGATGCTGTTTCAATAATACTGCACTGCACTGACAGTCATCTTCATAaatggaggaggatgaaaacaaacatcttttACTGTTTGGAGcagtttttgttcagttttaatgtctcactttttctttaaaaaaaaaaagatacagtcATTTTTTTGCACTAAAAACAAAGGAATTTGTGTAGCATATACTGTTGTATACATCTATACAGATCTCAGTCTATTAACTGTAAATGCACTGCCACTAGAGGGCAATAAGCACCAGCGTTAACATGCATGTTTGCAGTCAGTCTggtgtgagaaaaaaatgttttatgtcttatgtcAACCATCATTAAAACCTACTATCCTGAAATAGTACTCAACATTTTCTCATAGAATCAATGTATATCTGATTTCTGTATTATTcgtttttatatttaatcaaatcattttgaagACCAGCTGCACTGTGACGATTATTATGCAGAGAATAAGTCTATAAATATATGCACATAAAATACAGTGGAAGTTGATTTTCAGGAAGTCTCGAAGAAAGTGTCAAAGATCTACTATCAGCAGGGGGTAAGCTACAGAAAATGGAGTAATGAATGggatgcacaaaaaaaaaatagaatatatactgtataattgtGCTGTTGATAGGagacacaaaatataaacataaatctGCTGCATTCACCAATGGTTTGCTGCTACATTGTCAACTTGATCCTTGCCAGTCATTTAGATAATGATTACACAGTGTGAGACAGCCTTCCAcctaaaagtaataaaaaaaaactgatgagaaGCAGTTTCTTTAGACACTAATGAAATTTGTGAGGTCTGTTTTTGTCAAAAGTCAAAGCGAAGCGTGAGAGTTGTTGTGCAGCCCAGAAGAAGCTGTGTCACTGTGGTCAGCTGAGGAGAAGCGACCACAATGACTGGGCCTGAAATATGAGCGCCAGACATGTGACCAGAAGGTAAACATTGCACACATTGCGTCAAGTCTCTTTGCCGAGTTGCCTGGTTTTGGTGCAAAATGCTGTGGTGTGTTGCACTCTGCATAGCGAGGGCAGAACCAACACTGCGTGCAATGTGTGCTGAATTTTCCTCTTAACACCTGAGATATTGTATCAAACTGTATAAAAATTAGtttcaaaacaatgaaagtacatatatatactatatatatgtatttaaggATGAAATTATAGTCATCCTGAGGTAATCAAGCATTGAAGCATATTTGAAATACACAGACGATTGTTCCTACTGATTTATGCTTAAAGCTGTGATTGTTTCAGTGCTAAAATCTTCACATTCTCAATGTGCACCTTGGCTGTGTTGATTTGTAAGCAGGTACCTTTTAccagaaaacacactgtaataaGCAATTTGCAATGCTGGAAACATTCGCTTACAGAAGGTCATCAAAGActtgtgattggttgattggttTTGGACACCTGGAATGCATTTCTGACCTCTCAGTATAAGTCTAAGAGTTTAAATCAGTAAGGTAGTAGCCCATGAGTTTATTAAAACTTGTGTGGCCTTGTCATTATAAAGGAACTGTCATATTATGATAACAAGGATTGTGATTCCTTTCTTTACTCCACAGTCCATGTATGGACATGCAAGGTGGGAACCCTGGACGACCTCAGGCTCCACCATCTTATGAGTCAAAAACTTTGAGTGTGTGAGCTGGATGTGTATCTAAAGCGAAGGCTGACCATCTCCTGTGACTGTGTTCCTGCTGGAGCTGGATGACACCTCCTGAGACGTCGTGTACTTATCAGAACAGGCTGAGAGTGAGGTCGGGGGCCGGACTGGCAACCCTCGCTGTGAGAGGACAGCGTCTATGTGGGGAAAGAATGAGGCCAGGGGGCAGTCAGGGGAGGTGTACTTGGCTAACACCTGGAGCTGCTCTGGCTGCAGGTTGGCTTCGTTGCAGACCCTTTGGCATAAGGCAGTGACACTGTGACACGTTTTCAGCTTCAGCTGGCTCAGCTGGCTCTTCTCCACGATtagtttctccctctctgtcttctatGACATACACAATGCAGTGCACACAATCTTATGAGCATGTCTGTAAACAAGAAGTGGCTTAATAAGAATTTACtgattgaaaataaaagcatggtTTTTACCAGTTTATTGATTTCACACTGCAGGTTGTATATGCAGTCTAGCTTCCTCTTGCGGCAGCGCTGCGCGGCGAGGCGGTTTTTGCTGCGACGCCTCATGTCATGAACAAACTCCAGCTGTTCACGTGTGAACTCCTGTTgcttcagcagctgctggaagTCGTTCCTGCTCAGATCCACAATCCAGTCTACAGAGAAAGGCAACTGCACCTGCACAAAGAGGGGAAATGGTTAAAAGGTACGCAAACAGATTCTGTGACAGTGAGAGCATCTACATCAGTGAGGGAGACAGAGCCAAAATCAGTGCTAGTCATGTCATGCCACGGATGCTAGTGTGACTGCATATGTTACAAACTGGTCTAGACAAATGAAAGTGCATGTTTTGTtgaatcacatcacatcagacGACCTGAAAGTACAGGGCCCCACACATACACCTGCTATAGAGCTGCAGACGTATGGAGAAAGGGTTGATTTGTCATAACAAcataagaaacacacaaagcatCAAATCATCATTGTCAGCCATGTGGTCCACATGCActtaaaaattataattaacattaaaattcaaataagttattatatatttatatataatatttaatgatGAAACGTGTGTCGAGCTTCGCTGCATATGGACAAAATGGATATGGAGCGCAGATAGTTATATATTTATCAAACTGTTAATAATTAACTGTAAATACGAGTTaacttttaaaaagcagaggTCGGGTGCTGGGTTATTGCTGCTGCTAATGTGTTACAGGAAATGTACACTCACCCGTTTATTGTAGCTGTATAAATCATACAGTGTCTTTATCTAgtgtaaataaaagcttttttttgtgtgtgtttgtctgaaatGACCTTAACTTTTTCTGCACTGCGTCAGGAACATCCACACAGTCAGTAACACGGACAGTGACGTGAGAGATTCCTCAAacctgttgtttgtgtggtcGCTGCTAACTCAACAGGCTGAGGTGTCGAATTCAGCTGAGTTGGACTCTGGACCAATTAGCAAGACACACGCTCATGAACACGGCAcccacgcatgcacacacacacacacacacacacacacacacacacacacacacacacacacacacacacacacacgcacacgcacacacaccagctatACTTGGTGAATAATTAACCGGCACTTTAGCGATTCTACTTTCTGTTAGATGAATGCAAACACTCATTTGCATCTGATATAATGTACCGAAAACTCTTATCTAGAGCAAACATAGCGAAGTAACCTACAAGTGAGGTGAGTTTGCTGATGCTTGTTGACACAGTGAGGCGGCAGGAAGACACATATaaaagagaacagaggaggctTCATTCATAGTTTGACTGCTCACCTGTCTGGCCCTCTCTCTTGTGGAGGACTCGCTGTctccttctgtttctgtctctgagtcTCCATCTTCCCCCGAGTTTAGGGATGACACGCCTGAGTGAGACGCCCCCTCGCACTCAGACAGCCCCGCTCCCTTCCATAAACATTTGCTTTGGTCCAAATCCTGGAAAAAAGGGCAGCTGGCAGCGCTGCTGGAGCTGAGGTTGACTTGAAGCTTCAGCCACTCTAAAGACGCGGCCTGCATCAGTCCACTCCCTGTATCGGAGGAACTTCCTGCATCAGGGTCCTGGAAGTTCAGCCGAGACGAAGCCATGTCAGGTTTGGCCAGGTGTTCAGCCACCTCCCTTTCCATGGTGCCCCCCTCTCTAGCATTATTCACCGGCAGGTTCGCTCTTTCCATGctgcctcctctttcttcccagGCATTATctgccctcctcccctcagCTTCTACCTGTTCCTCTGCCTTGTGATGAACAGACACTGTCTCTATTACACAAGAGTCCCGTGGTTTCTTGTCCTCTTTAATGTCCATGACAAACCTCTCCTGCCCCAGTGACCTAGTGATTGCAGGGCCCTCAGCTAGGGCCCTCAGAGGGCAATGGTGCAATATTAACCTTGGTGACCTCTCACCCGGCACTGCGCTTTGCCCTATGGAGATTGCTTTGACACAGGAAGAGCTGACTCCATCGGTGtgctccatctcctcctccatcttcatAACAtcactctttctttccttctcatcccattttccctctctttcatttgTGTCTTTCTTAATCATATGAGCCTCCCCCCTGCTTACGCCATCTTCTGTCTTCTTGTCCTGTATATCAGTTTTCCACAGCTCATCAGCTCCgcctctgctctgtctggtGGGATGTGTTTGTCCAGTTTCATTCTTACTGCAGGGTGAGCTGGGTAGGTGGCAGTCATCCCTGATAACGGTTACTACATTGTTCTGACTTTTCTCTGTGGCACAAGTTTCCTTCCCACAAGCCAGCTGGAACTTGCGGTACTTTGGGCACTgcataaaattatcatttgCCCCTTCAGCTGCAGGTGTTAACGTGCCTGTACTATTCTGACTTCCCATTTTGCTGTTCACTGATTTCTTGCAGAGTGAAGCCACTTCCTGCCGAGATGGTGAGTCAGCAACTGGTTTTACTTCTTTCTCATCCAACGGCATATCGTCAGAGTCTATGCCACAGTCCTCCTTCGATAACTGCCTCTTGCATTTCTTCTTACAACAGGTGTTTCTAGGAAAAGGGACAGCGCCATTGCTGCTGGAGAAGAACTTAGGGAGGAGAAAATCAAAGCATGCCTCGTCTAGGTCTCTGAAACCAAGAAAGGAAGCTGAGTTACGTATTTCTAAGACATCGTCT
Coding sequences within:
- the LOC130182621 gene encoding transcription regulator protein BACH1-like; this translates as MSLMAMSAPRSSVFTFESSVHSSHVLCCLDDQRRRDMLCDVTVVVEGQSFRAHRSVLASCSEYFTHRISPLTQHGAVITLPQEVTVAGFEPLLKFAYTSKLLFGKDDVLEIRNSASFLGFRDLDEACFDFLLPKFFSSSNGAVPFPRNTCCKKKCKRQLSKEDCGIDSDDMPLDEKEVKPVADSPSRQEVASLCKKSVNSKMGSQNSTGTLTPAAEGANDNFMQCPKYRKFQLACGKETCATEKSQNNVVTVIRDDCHLPSSPCSKNETGQTHPTRQSRGGADELWKTDIQDKKTEDGVSRGEAHMIKKDTNEREGKWDEKERKSDVMKMEEEMEHTDGVSSSCVKAISIGQSAVPGERSPRLILHHCPLRALAEGPAITRSLGQERFVMDIKEDKKPRDSCVIETVSVHHKAEEQVEAEGRRADNAWEERGGSMERANLPVNNAREGGTMEREVAEHLAKPDMASSRLNFQDPDAGSSSDTGSGLMQAASLEWLKLQVNLSSSSAASCPFFQDLDQSKCLWKGAGLSECEGASHSGVSSLNSGEDGDSETETEGDSESSTRERARQVQLPFSVDWIVDLSRNDFQQLLKQQEFTREQLEFVHDMRRRSKNRLAAQRCRKRKLDCIYNLQCEINKLKTEREKLIVEKSQLSQLKLKTCHSVTALCQRVCNEANLQPEQLQVLAKYTSPDCPLASFFPHIDAVLSQRGLPVRPPTSLSACSDKYTTSQEVSSSSSRNTVTGDGQPSL